The following are from one region of the Lytechinus variegatus isolate NC3 chromosome 4, Lvar_3.0, whole genome shotgun sequence genome:
- the LOC121412740 gene encoding serine-rich adhesin for platelets-like has protein sequence MVRYLYSLATEMGVGVDLGNPIPALATAWQQDRQQNVLLATQLQGVEQRLRDQTEELLTAQQRVKDLEVLLETVLQRGTEPQVSGSLAHQIADADRISTTEGDDLSSPVSLSSPEESCLVSLPSLETTPASLPSLESSTVSRPVSLPSGLESFPEMTDLQAQTDGNSSQTAEDSASNVPLDEEYQPNDAVLLSFQSVPTPPQSLTENQQNQESQGEPSLQEFLGQDRTYILPLIESTGLIPGGDFRSASPSSQVTSSVSLPSGPESLPEMTDLQAQTDGNSSQTAEDSASNVPLDEEYQPNDAVLLSFQSVPTPPQSLAENQQNQESQGEPSFQEFLGQDRMYILPPIESTGPIPAGDFRSASPSSQEGSLRLFHPALNITGTSDGSSEEEIPSTTASSSNLNSSSSSISSSGAAHVWTTAEAFTSIQKAMQSITPPRCNNMVRELKDIALWSTTSTARTIELGRGSNGAVYLFRHAVTKEPIALKNFPLSREPAHRQRQLYVISEEAGIQKALSAFRHFPRYYGYVTVDCHTLALAMEFVGDAQRGKSITLADSLERRPSGWTQEEKFTIALDIVEGIVKMHHQGFLINDLKCNNILLSEEEGRLRAKIIDFGHATRRACPSHIYCLNEDAKRRYRTEGLYNHVAPEVALDGQMPSVKSDTFQIGRVLVRMGNRLHLDALLNIGLECCDLDPMKRPSLVYVSTVLKAIKSAL, from the exons ATGGTTCGCTATCTCTACAGCCTGGCCACTGAGATGGGTGTTGGCGTTGATCTTGGCAACCCTATTCCAGCGTTAGCAACAGCGTGGCAGCAAGACAGACAACAAAATGTTTTGCTTGCCACTCAACTCCAA GGGGTAGAACAGAGACTGAGAGACCAAACAGAGGAACTTCTGACCGCACAACAACGCGTCAAAGACTTAGAGGTACTCCTCGAG acggTACTCCAACGTGGGACAGAACCACAGGTCTCTGGCTCTTTGGCTCATCAGATTGCTGACGCTGACAGGATTTCTACAACCGAGGGAGATGACCTATCATCACCAGTCTCCCTTTCATCACCAGAGGAGAGCTGCTTGGTCTCCCTACCATCTCTGGAGACCACCCCAGCCTCCCTCCCATCTCTGGAAAGCTCTACGGTCTCCCGACCAGTCTCCCTCCCATCTGGTTTGGAGAGTTTCCCAGAGATGACCGACCTTCAGGCACAGACAGATGGCAACTCTTCCCAAACAGCTGAAGACTCTGCCTCAAACGTGCCTCTGGACGAAGAGTATCAGCCCAACGATGCTGTGCTTCTTAGCTTCCAGTCCGTCCCAACACCTCCCCAATCACTCACAGAGAACCAACAGAACCAGGAGTCGCAAGGGGAACCTTCTCTCCAGGAATTCCTTGGTCAGGATCGGACGTACATTCTTCCACTGATCGAGTCAACCGGACTGATTCCTGGAGGAGATTTCAGATCAGCTTCTCCATCATCTCAGGTGACCTCCTCAGTCTCCCTCCCATCTGGTCCTGAGAGCTTACCAGAGATGACCGACCTTCAGGCACAGACAGATGGCAACTCTTCCCAAACAGCTGAAGACTCTGCCTCAAACGTGCCTCTGGACGAAGAGTATCAGCCCAACGATGCTGTGCTTCTTAGCTTCCAGTCCGTCCCAACACCTCCCCAATCACTCGCAGAGAACCAACAGAACCAGGAGTCGCAAGGGGAACCTTCTTTCCAGGAGTTCCTTGGTCAGGATCGGATGTACATCCTTCCACCGATCGAGTCAACAGGACCAATTCCTGCTGGAGATTTCAGATCAGCTTCTCCATCATCTCAGGAGGGTTCCCTAAGGCTTTTCCATCCAGCACTCAACATCACTGGAACATCTGATGGATCAAGTGAAGAGGA AATCCCTTCGACGACTGCATCCTCTTCGAACCTCAACTCATCAAGCTCTTCAATATCATCTTCTGGAGCAGCTCATGTTTGGACCACTGCTGAAGCTTTCACCAGCATCCAGAAAGCAATGCAGTCCATCACCCCACCAAGATGTAACAACATGGTGAGAGAGCTGAAAGACATTGCTTTGTGGTCAACAACAAGCACAGCCAGGACCATTGAGCTGGGAAGGGGTTCCAATGGAGCAGTATACCTCTTCAGGCACGCCGTGACTAAAGAGCCAATTGCCTTGAAGAACTTCCCCCTGTCCAGGGAACCTGCGCACCGCCAGCGCCAGCTATATGTCATCAGCGAGGAGGCCGGCATACAGAAAGCTCTGAGTGCTTTCCGTCACTTCCCCCGGTACTATGGATACGTCACCGTTGATTGCCATACGCTCGCTCTGGCGATGGAGTTTGTGGGTGATGCTCAGCGGGGGAAGAGCATCACCCTAGCAGACTCATTGGAAAGAAGACCTTCCGGATGGACGCAGGAAGAAAAGTTTACCATCGCCCTGGACATCGTTGAGGGAATCGTCAAAATGCATCATCAAGGATTCCTGATCAACGATCTCAAGTGTAACAACATCTTGCTTAGTGAAGAGGAAGGCAGGCTGAGGGCCAAGATCATTGATTTTGGTCATGCAACCCGGCGTGCTTGCCCTTCCCATATCTACTGCCTTAATGAAGATGCAAAGAGACGGTACCGGACGGAAGGGCTTTACAATCATGTAGCACCGGAGGTTGCACTTGACGGCCAGATGCCTTCAGTCAAGTCGGACACGTTCCAGATTGGTCGTGTCCTTGTTAGGATGGGCAACCGTCTCCATCTGGATGCCCTCCTGAACATTGGACTCGAGTGCTGCGATTTGGACCCTATGAAGCGACCAAGCCTAGTTTATGTTTCAACTGTTCTTAAAGCCATTAAATCAGCATTGTAG